A genome region from Cucumis sativus cultivar 9930 chromosome 4, Cucumber_9930_V3, whole genome shotgun sequence includes the following:
- the LOC101221922 gene encoding interferon-related developmental regulator 1 isoform X1, with amino-acid sequence MGRRKTQRKNSPTVDSDDDSSVSSSSTMRSDRMSVVGIEDFHFDKDTLLDQALDALYEKRGSTREKALASIVENLGNNLQYQFVEKKFATLLHQCLNCIKKGSSKEISLASHVIGLLALTVGEGDNAREILSESIPSISQALKSGSESSKISLLECLAIITFVGGNDIEEIERSLQLMWQVVIPKLGQNVFPHAFSLVVAVRQSAAIITAMVSSWSFVLTTMDGLKLNSKDWQESISFLSSLLDKDDRAVRIAAGEALALIFEIGILEKFSAETKGSTDGSTLEGSKPREWFIHIQGLKGKILNQVKNLSMEAGGKGSAKKDLNSQRNTFRDILEFFEYGYCPETSMKIGGDLLQTSTWTQLIQLNFVKHFLGGGFVKHMQENEFLHDVFGFTPKKKFPLDSEHRISTAEKRMFKSPNSIVNKARTQHLNKQRMLVEGRNIGHYAVNVGE; translated from the exons GTAAAACTCAGCGAAAAAATTCTCCAACGGTGGATAGTGATGATGATAGTAGTGTGAGTTCTTCCTCGACTATGCGGTCCGATCGAATGTCTGTTGTAGGGATTGAGGATTTTCATTTTGACAAAGATACTTTACTTGACCAAGCTCTTGATGCTTTATACGAGAAGAG GGGTTCAACTAGAGAGAAAGCGCTGGCATCGATTGTTGAAAATCTTGGCAACAATTTGCAATATCAATTTGTGGAAAAGAA ATTTGCTACTCTGCTTCACCAGTGTCTGAATTGTATAAAAAAGGGATCCAGCAAGGAAATATCCTTGGCTTCTCATGTAATTG GATTATTGGCTTTAACTGTGGGCGAGGGAGACAATGCTCGGGAAATATTGTCAGAATCAATTCCCTCAATTTCTCAAGCTCTCAAATCTGGCTCGGAGTCCTCAAAGATATCg CTGCTCGAATGCTTGGCAATTATCACTTTTGTTGGTGGAAATGACATAGAGGAAATTGAACGGTCACTACAGCTCATGTGGCAAGTAGTCATTCCCAAACTAGGACAAAATGTATTCCCTCATGCCTTTTCTCTG gTAGTTGCGGTCAGGCAATCGGCAGCTATCATTACAGCTATGGTGTCTTCATGGTCTTTTGTCCTTACAACTATGGACGGGTTGAAACTTAATTCCAAAGATTGGCAAGA atcaatatcatttttatcaaGTCTCTTAGACAAAGACGACCGTGCTGTACGTATTGCTGCTGGTGAAGCACTGGCATTGATTTTTGAGATAGGCATTTTGGAGAAGTTTTCTGCTGAAACTAAAGGATCAACTGATGGCTCCACCCTAGAGGGAAGTAAACCGCGGGAATGGTTTATACATATACAGGGACTGAAGGgaaaaatcttaaatcaaGTAAAAAACCTCTCGATGGAAGCTGGTGGTAAGGGTTCTGCTAAGAAAGATCTCAACTCCCAGCGGAATACATTTCGAGATATTTTGGAGTTTTTTGAG TATGGTTATTGTCCTGAAACTTCAATGAAGATTGGAGGTGATCTGTTGCAGACTTCGACATGGACTCAATTGATTCAG TTGAACTTTGTAAAGCATTTTCTTGGGGGTGGATTTGTCAAGCATATGCag gAGAACGAATTCCTTCACGATGTCTTTGGATTCACTCCGAAGAAAAAGTTTCCCTTGGACAGCGAACATCGGATATCAACCGCCGAAAAA agGATGTTCAAGTCACCAAATTCAATTGTCAATAAGGCAAGGACTCAGCATTTGAACAAGCAGCGAATGTTAGTTGAG GGAAGAAACATTGGACACTATGCTGTAAACGTGGGAGAGTGA
- the LOC101221453 gene encoding activating signal cointegrator 1 complex subunit 2 isoform X1 — MSNRYNHDGNKGLRKDQKKYIPKNQIQSTNELPNPKPTLSTSLKQSLPNPSDSTAAPSMSRIQMGANGDWVSSRASGGSFVNYLPQDEAVATGLRAEEGALDPVESQRVVDLLNRELSRLLKLNAKEFWREVAMDTSLHEFLDSFLKFRTRWYDFPHRGANGTVAGVIVGENELSRRVFMALYRMSSNRDPGARAADSLSLKDHGVLLQEKKLLDLPKLLDICAIYSHENEDLTRILVDNAIKSQPSIHQTLPSVISHFLRIVSMMHERCSSSLETLFSSSSHGGSGYSKLQADFLEVIDFINDAIVSLDSFVTAYRLAAIFFCSAVEISCGNEDLLGMLARLHDLLLPSLQQGFQIVLMPQGDEMISNVATSLKMLALRIVSFGWKLLEICYLDDEVFGNDLPIPVSMKMFPANVEDPVIRADILIQTLREINGISQQASDKQLGQTFLQHMEKNHSTMNRINSLRKKGWMFVDDEQFNYLSTIVMYTPTSGIKDPSLSKAPMISHISEVDEDAAMLESKICQIKDLFPEYGSGFVAACLVAYNQNPEEVIQRILEGTLHVDLLSLDTSLETMPVPNSSATANNRKDKGKGKLFEPSTVPYTDQVSRGKDLPSEGPSVSSTSVGRFVRKSKDDVPYSETLDSRNEADSVRTAALISQYEYEDEYDDSFDDLGISIAETATEDNEDLVGQRPSSHLSSSMNSTNGSSAQNAPNSKWGSRRTPQYYVKDGKNYSYKVAGSIAVANSDEASLVTQAQKELIYGLGRGGNLPLGAVKKLTESQQDSQPDVSAVDPRDNVRKSWGRGRREREREGGAAPGMPEGEGKQPNVAEVSDRGGRGGNRGRGRRGGGDHHRKDRAMKKHFAGLSGF; from the exons ATGTCTAATCGTTACAACCACGATGGAAACAAGGGTTTAAGGAAGGACCAAAAGAAGTACATCCCaaagaatcaaattcaatCCACAAATGAACTCCCCAACCCTAAACCTACCCTTTCGACTTCTCTCAAACAATCCCTGCCTAACCCATCCGATTCTACTGCCGCGCCATCAATGAGTAGGATTCAAATGGGTGCTAACGGAGATTGGGTATCTAGCAGAGCTAGTGGTGGCAGTTTCGTGAATTACTTGCCACAGGACGAGGCTGTTGCCACTGGTCTTCGTGCCGAAGAAGGAGCATTGGATCCGGTTGAATCTCAAAGAGTCGTCGACCTTCTGAACAGGGAGTTGTCTCGGCTGCTCAAGTTGAATGCTAAAGAGTTTTGGAGAGAAG TGGCTATGGATACTTCCTTGCATGAATTCCTCGATAGCTTCCTAAAATTCAGGACTAGGTGGTATGATTTTCCCCATCGTGGAGCAAATGGAACAGTTGCAGGTGTCATCGTCggagaaaatgaattaagCCGCCGTGTTTTCATGGCGTTATACCGCAT GTCTTCCAATAGGGATCCTGGTGCACGAGCTGCTGATAGCCTCAGTTTGAAAGATCATGGAG TCCTTCTGCAGGAAAAGAAGTTGCTTGACCTTCCAAAGTTACTTGATATATGTGCTATATATAGTCACGAGAATGAAGATCTAACTAGAATACTG GTTGACAATGCTATAAAATCCCAGCCTAGTATTCATCAAACTTTACCATCAGTTATATCTCATTTCCTCAGAATTGTCTCTATGATGCATGAAAGGTGCAGCTCATCTCTTGAg ACTCTCTTCTCCTCGAGTAGCCATGGAGGAAGTGGGTACAGTAAGCTTCAAGCTGACTTCTTGGAG GTGAttgattttatcaatgatGCAATTGTCAGTCTGGACTCTTTCGTCACTGCATACAGACTGGCAGCTATATTCTTCTGCTCTGCTGTTGAAATAAG CTGCGGGAATGAGGATTTGCTTGGAATGTTAGCAAGGTTGCATGATTTACTACTTCCATCTTTACAGCAGGGATTTCAAATTGTCCTCATGCCCCAAGGAGATGAAATGATCTCTAATGTTGCAACAAGTTTGAAAATGCTAGCATTAAGAATAGTGAGTTTTGGTTGGAAACTGCTGGAAATCTGCTATCTAGATGACGAAGTGTTTGGAAATGACCTCCCTATTCCAGTCTCCATGAAGATGTTCCCTGCGAATGTAGAAGATCCTGTCATAAGAGCAGATATCTTGATTCAAACTTTGAGAGAAATCAATGGAATCTCGCAACAGGCTTCAGATAAACAACTTGGTCAAACATTTCTCCAGCATATGGAAAAGAACCACTCCACAATGAACAGAATCAACAGTTTACGAAAGAAAG GATGGATGTTTGTCGATGATgaacaatttaattatctatcaacgatagttaTGTATACCCCCACGTCTGGTATTAAGGATCCATCTCTTTCCAAGGCCCCTATGATAAGCCACATATCAGAAGTAGATGAGGACGCTGCAATGTTGGAGTCGAAAATCTGTCAAATAAAGGATCTTTTCCCTGAGTATGGCAGTGGGTTTGTAGCTGCATGTCTGGTAGCTTATAATCAGAATCCCGAAGAAGTGATTCAACGAATCCTTGAGGGAACTCTTCATGTTGATCTTCTGTCCTTGGACACTTCCTTAGAAACAATGCCAGTGCCCAATTCTAGTGCGACTGCTAATAACAGGAAAgataaaggaaaaggaaaactgTTTGAGCCTTCAACAGTTCCCTACACCGATCAAGTCTCTCGTGGTAAAGATTTACCATCTGAAGGCCCTTCAGTTTCATCAACTTCTGTTGGCAGATTTGTGCGGAAGTCTAAAGATGATGTGCCGTACTCAGAGACCCTTGACAGTAGAAATGAAGCAGATTCAGTGAGAACTGCAgctttaatttctcaatatgAGTATGAAGATGAGTATGATGACTCTTTTGATGATCTTGGTATTAGCATAGCAGAGACAGCTACAGAAGATAATGAAGACTTGGTAGGTCAAAGGCCAAGTTCCCATTTAAGTAGCTCAATGAATTCAACAAATGGAAGCTCAGCCCAAAATGCTCCCAACTCGAAGTGGGGATCTAGAAGAACACCACAGTACTACGTCAAGGATGGTAAGAATTATAGTTACAAAGTTGCAGGGTCAATTGCAGTTGCCAATTCTGATGAGGCATCGTTGGTAACTCAAGCTCAGAAAGAACTCATTTATGGACTTGGACGCGGAGGCAACTTACCCCTCGGTGCAGTAAAAAAACTGACAGAGTCTCAGCAGGATAGCCAACCTGATGTTTCTGCAGTAGACCCAAGAGATAATGTACGCAAGTCTTGGGGAAGAGGAAggagggaaagggaaagggaaggTGGAGCAGCTCCAGGCATGCCTGAAGGAGAAGGTAAACAACCAAATGTGGCTGAGGTTTCAGACAGGGGGGGAAGAGGTGGAAACAGAGGCCGTGGAAGGAGAGGAGGCGGCGACCATCACAGGAAGGATAGAGCCATGAAAAAGCATTTTGCTGGATTGTCTGGTTTCTAA
- the LOC101221453 gene encoding activating signal cointegrator 1 complex subunit 2 isoform X2 — translation MEEKKLLDLPKLLDICAIYSHENEDLTRILVDNAIKSQPSIHQTLPSVISHFLRIVSMMHERCSSSLETLFSSSSHGGSGYSKLQADFLEVIDFINDAIVSLDSFVTAYRLAAIFFCSAVEISCGNEDLLGMLARLHDLLLPSLQQGFQIVLMPQGDEMISNVATSLKMLALRIVSFGWKLLEICYLDDEVFGNDLPIPVSMKMFPANVEDPVIRADILIQTLREINGISQQASDKQLGQTFLQHMEKNHSTMNRINSLRKKGWMFVDDEQFNYLSTIVMYTPTSGIKDPSLSKAPMISHISEVDEDAAMLESKICQIKDLFPEYGSGFVAACLVAYNQNPEEVIQRILEGTLHVDLLSLDTSLETMPVPNSSATANNRKDKGKGKLFEPSTVPYTDQVSRGKDLPSEGPSVSSTSVGRFVRKSKDDVPYSETLDSRNEADSVRTAALISQYEYEDEYDDSFDDLGISIAETATEDNEDLVGQRPSSHLSSSMNSTNGSSAQNAPNSKWGSRRTPQYYVKDGKNYSYKVAGSIAVANSDEASLVTQAQKELIYGLGRGGNLPLGAVKKLTESQQDSQPDVSAVDPRDNVRKSWGRGRREREREGGAAPGMPEGEGKQPNVAEVSDRGGRGGNRGRGRRGGGDHHRKDRAMKKHFAGLSGF, via the exons ATGGAG GAAAAGAAGTTGCTTGACCTTCCAAAGTTACTTGATATATGTGCTATATATAGTCACGAGAATGAAGATCTAACTAGAATACTG GTTGACAATGCTATAAAATCCCAGCCTAGTATTCATCAAACTTTACCATCAGTTATATCTCATTTCCTCAGAATTGTCTCTATGATGCATGAAAGGTGCAGCTCATCTCTTGAg ACTCTCTTCTCCTCGAGTAGCCATGGAGGAAGTGGGTACAGTAAGCTTCAAGCTGACTTCTTGGAG GTGAttgattttatcaatgatGCAATTGTCAGTCTGGACTCTTTCGTCACTGCATACAGACTGGCAGCTATATTCTTCTGCTCTGCTGTTGAAATAAG CTGCGGGAATGAGGATTTGCTTGGAATGTTAGCAAGGTTGCATGATTTACTACTTCCATCTTTACAGCAGGGATTTCAAATTGTCCTCATGCCCCAAGGAGATGAAATGATCTCTAATGTTGCAACAAGTTTGAAAATGCTAGCATTAAGAATAGTGAGTTTTGGTTGGAAACTGCTGGAAATCTGCTATCTAGATGACGAAGTGTTTGGAAATGACCTCCCTATTCCAGTCTCCATGAAGATGTTCCCTGCGAATGTAGAAGATCCTGTCATAAGAGCAGATATCTTGATTCAAACTTTGAGAGAAATCAATGGAATCTCGCAACAGGCTTCAGATAAACAACTTGGTCAAACATTTCTCCAGCATATGGAAAAGAACCACTCCACAATGAACAGAATCAACAGTTTACGAAAGAAAG GATGGATGTTTGTCGATGATgaacaatttaattatctatcaacgatagttaTGTATACCCCCACGTCTGGTATTAAGGATCCATCTCTTTCCAAGGCCCCTATGATAAGCCACATATCAGAAGTAGATGAGGACGCTGCAATGTTGGAGTCGAAAATCTGTCAAATAAAGGATCTTTTCCCTGAGTATGGCAGTGGGTTTGTAGCTGCATGTCTGGTAGCTTATAATCAGAATCCCGAAGAAGTGATTCAACGAATCCTTGAGGGAACTCTTCATGTTGATCTTCTGTCCTTGGACACTTCCTTAGAAACAATGCCAGTGCCCAATTCTAGTGCGACTGCTAATAACAGGAAAgataaaggaaaaggaaaactgTTTGAGCCTTCAACAGTTCCCTACACCGATCAAGTCTCTCGTGGTAAAGATTTACCATCTGAAGGCCCTTCAGTTTCATCAACTTCTGTTGGCAGATTTGTGCGGAAGTCTAAAGATGATGTGCCGTACTCAGAGACCCTTGACAGTAGAAATGAAGCAGATTCAGTGAGAACTGCAgctttaatttctcaatatgAGTATGAAGATGAGTATGATGACTCTTTTGATGATCTTGGTATTAGCATAGCAGAGACAGCTACAGAAGATAATGAAGACTTGGTAGGTCAAAGGCCAAGTTCCCATTTAAGTAGCTCAATGAATTCAACAAATGGAAGCTCAGCCCAAAATGCTCCCAACTCGAAGTGGGGATCTAGAAGAACACCACAGTACTACGTCAAGGATGGTAAGAATTATAGTTACAAAGTTGCAGGGTCAATTGCAGTTGCCAATTCTGATGAGGCATCGTTGGTAACTCAAGCTCAGAAAGAACTCATTTATGGACTTGGACGCGGAGGCAACTTACCCCTCGGTGCAGTAAAAAAACTGACAGAGTCTCAGCAGGATAGCCAACCTGATGTTTCTGCAGTAGACCCAAGAGATAATGTACGCAAGTCTTGGGGAAGAGGAAggagggaaagggaaagggaaggTGGAGCAGCTCCAGGCATGCCTGAAGGAGAAGGTAAACAACCAAATGTGGCTGAGGTTTCAGACAGGGGGGGAAGAGGTGGAAACAGAGGCCGTGGAAGGAGAGGAGGCGGCGACCATCACAGGAAGGATAGAGCCATGAAAAAGCATTTTGCTGGATTGTCTGGTTTCTAA
- the LOC101221922 gene encoding interferon-related developmental regulator 1 isoform X2 → MGRRKTQRKNSPTVDSDDDSSVSSSSTMRSDRMSVVGIEDFHFDKDTLLDQALDALYEKRGSTREKALASIVENLGNNLQYQFVEKKFATLLHQCLNCIKKGSSKEISLASHVIGLLALTVGEGDNAREILSESIPSISQALKSGSESSKISLLECLAIITFVGGNDIEEIERSLQLMWQVVIPKLGQNVVAVRQSAAIITAMVSSWSFVLTTMDGLKLNSKDWQESISFLSSLLDKDDRAVRIAAGEALALIFEIGILEKFSAETKGSTDGSTLEGSKPREWFIHIQGLKGKILNQVKNLSMEAGGKGSAKKDLNSQRNTFRDILEFFEYGYCPETSMKIGGDLLQTSTWTQLIQLNFVKHFLGGGFVKHMQENEFLHDVFGFTPKKKFPLDSEHRISTAEKRMFKSPNSIVNKARTQHLNKQRMLVEGRNIGHYAVNVGE, encoded by the exons GTAAAACTCAGCGAAAAAATTCTCCAACGGTGGATAGTGATGATGATAGTAGTGTGAGTTCTTCCTCGACTATGCGGTCCGATCGAATGTCTGTTGTAGGGATTGAGGATTTTCATTTTGACAAAGATACTTTACTTGACCAAGCTCTTGATGCTTTATACGAGAAGAG GGGTTCAACTAGAGAGAAAGCGCTGGCATCGATTGTTGAAAATCTTGGCAACAATTTGCAATATCAATTTGTGGAAAAGAA ATTTGCTACTCTGCTTCACCAGTGTCTGAATTGTATAAAAAAGGGATCCAGCAAGGAAATATCCTTGGCTTCTCATGTAATTG GATTATTGGCTTTAACTGTGGGCGAGGGAGACAATGCTCGGGAAATATTGTCAGAATCAATTCCCTCAATTTCTCAAGCTCTCAAATCTGGCTCGGAGTCCTCAAAGATATCg CTGCTCGAATGCTTGGCAATTATCACTTTTGTTGGTGGAAATGACATAGAGGAAATTGAACGGTCACTACAGCTCATGTGGCAAGTAGTCATTCCCAAACTAGGACAAAAT gTAGTTGCGGTCAGGCAATCGGCAGCTATCATTACAGCTATGGTGTCTTCATGGTCTTTTGTCCTTACAACTATGGACGGGTTGAAACTTAATTCCAAAGATTGGCAAGA atcaatatcatttttatcaaGTCTCTTAGACAAAGACGACCGTGCTGTACGTATTGCTGCTGGTGAAGCACTGGCATTGATTTTTGAGATAGGCATTTTGGAGAAGTTTTCTGCTGAAACTAAAGGATCAACTGATGGCTCCACCCTAGAGGGAAGTAAACCGCGGGAATGGTTTATACATATACAGGGACTGAAGGgaaaaatcttaaatcaaGTAAAAAACCTCTCGATGGAAGCTGGTGGTAAGGGTTCTGCTAAGAAAGATCTCAACTCCCAGCGGAATACATTTCGAGATATTTTGGAGTTTTTTGAG TATGGTTATTGTCCTGAAACTTCAATGAAGATTGGAGGTGATCTGTTGCAGACTTCGACATGGACTCAATTGATTCAG TTGAACTTTGTAAAGCATTTTCTTGGGGGTGGATTTGTCAAGCATATGCag gAGAACGAATTCCTTCACGATGTCTTTGGATTCACTCCGAAGAAAAAGTTTCCCTTGGACAGCGAACATCGGATATCAACCGCCGAAAAA agGATGTTCAAGTCACCAAATTCAATTGTCAATAAGGCAAGGACTCAGCATTTGAACAAGCAGCGAATGTTAGTTGAG GGAAGAAACATTGGACACTATGCTGTAAACGTGGGAGAGTGA